A single region of the Raphanus sativus cultivar WK10039 chromosome 1, ASM80110v3, whole genome shotgun sequence genome encodes:
- the LOC108829521 gene encoding thioredoxin Y2, chloroplastic isoform X2, with protein MAISLPTSYVSPPESCFSFSSSSKLFSHSSLRLPSQIRRFGIRHERVNSPSSSRCARLTVRAKKQTFNSFDDLLLNSDKPLLVDFYATWCGPCQLMVPILNEVSETLKDKITVVKIDTEKYPKVANKYQVEALPTFILFKDGKLWDRFEGALPANQLVERIETSLQVKQ; from the exons atGGCGATTTCTCTCCCCACCTCCTATGTCTCTCCCCCTGAGTCGTGTTTCTCCTTTTCATCCTCGTCGAAGCTGTTTTCTCATTCATCCCTGCGCTTACCGTCTCAGATTCGCCGCTTCGGAATCCGTCACGAAAGAGTGAACTCGCCGTCGTCGTCTCGCTGCGCCCGCCTCACT GTTAGAGCAAAGAAGCAAACCTTCAACTCTTTTGATGATTTATTGCTCAACTCTGACAAACCTTTACTTGTAGACTTTTATGCCACATG GTGTGGTCCATGCCAGCTTATGGTACCTATACTCAATGAAGTGAGTGAAACTCTGAAAGATAAGATTACAGTTGTGAAAATCGATACTGAAAAGTACCCAAAGGTTGCCAACAAATACCAGGTTGAGGCTTTACCTACATTCATCTTATTCAAAGACGGGAAACTCTGGGACCGTTTT GAGGGTGCCTTGCCAGCGAACCAACTTGTGGAACGGATCGAGACTTCATTGCAAGTGAAGCAATAG
- the LOC108829521 gene encoding thioredoxin Y2, chloroplastic isoform X1 — MAISLPTSYVSPPESCFSFSSSSKLFSHSSLRLPSQIRRFGIRHERVNSPSSSRCARLTMQVRAKKQTFNSFDDLLLNSDKPLLVDFYATWCGPCQLMVPILNEVSETLKDKITVVKIDTEKYPKVANKYQVEALPTFILFKDGKLWDRFEGALPANQLVERIETSLQVKQ, encoded by the exons atGGCGATTTCTCTCCCCACCTCCTATGTCTCTCCCCCTGAGTCGTGTTTCTCCTTTTCATCCTCGTCGAAGCTGTTTTCTCATTCATCCCTGCGCTTACCGTCTCAGATTCGCCGCTTCGGAATCCGTCACGAAAGAGTGAACTCGCCGTCGTCGTCTCGCTGCGCCCGCCTCACT ATGCAGGTTAGAGCAAAGAAGCAAACCTTCAACTCTTTTGATGATTTATTGCTCAACTCTGACAAACCTTTACTTGTAGACTTTTATGCCACATG GTGTGGTCCATGCCAGCTTATGGTACCTATACTCAATGAAGTGAGTGAAACTCTGAAAGATAAGATTACAGTTGTGAAAATCGATACTGAAAAGTACCCAAAGGTTGCCAACAAATACCAGGTTGAGGCTTTACCTACATTCATCTTATTCAAAGACGGGAAACTCTGGGACCGTTTT GAGGGTGCCTTGCCAGCGAACCAACTTGTGGAACGGATCGAGACTTCATTGCAAGTGAAGCAATAG